Within Mustela nigripes isolate SB6536 chromosome 3, MUSNIG.SB6536, whole genome shotgun sequence, the genomic segment TGCCTTTCTAGCTTTCCTGAGGGTGGGTCCTGATTCAACAAAGACCGGCCAGCTGGAGGGGAATGATGGAGGTTTGCTTGAACATTCTCTGCTGGTCCATTTGCAGTTTGAAGGCCGGAAGTACTGCGAACATGACTTCCAAATGCTGTTTGCTCCATGCTGTGGATCCTGCGGTAAGGGCTGGATGTAGCACACTCCTCTGCATGCCTAGGGGGTTGGGCAGGTAGGCGGGAGCACAGGTGCTCTTCCTTGATCCCCTCTCTGAGCACCAGCTCTCTGGAGGCATCACCTCCCCAAGCTCTGGGAGGGGATCCCTGGGATCAGGCTGAGCTCAGGCAAGTGCCAGTGTGGGCAGGGCTTtggaggggcctgggaggggggcACGTGCCTGCCTCAGTGAGCTGGGACCCATGTCTTCCAGGTGAGTTCATCATTGGCCGTGTCATCAAGGCCATGAATAACAACTGGCACCCGGGGTGCTTCCGCTGTGAGCTATGTGACGTGGAGCTGGCTGACCTGGGCTTCGTGAAGAACGCAGGCAGGTGAGGTGGGCCGGATCCTGTCTAGGAGGTGGACCCTCACCAAATGCACTGTTTAGTGCCTCCCTGCAAGGCCTGGGCCCATCTGCAAGGCAGCTGAGAGACCCCTGGTTTATAGGTGAGGGCTGGGCCAGAGAGAGTACGGGGTGACTGCCTCAGGCCTGGGCGTGCTCCCAGAAGCAGGCTGACAGCAGGCAGTGAGGAGGTAGCTGGCCGGAGCAGGGGCCATCAGAGGCAGTAGATGGATAAAGAGCTTTGGGTCATCACTGTTGTCTGGCCAGCCCTTGCTGCTGAGCGGAgctgcctgcctccttccctgtgcCCCTGGCTAAATGCTCCTGGAAAGAAATCACTCAGCCAGGGGGCCCGAACTGACTCTGGCACTCTGTGCTAAGTTTCCTTTGTAGACTGAGTTCCCTTCTTCCTGGAGGACTGGCTCTTTTCTCCCTGCACTGTCTCTTTCCCCTCCACCCTCCTAGAGTGAGGACCTCCCCACCACTTTCCCGAGGGGAAggctctcctgctccctgccctggTGCTGCCCAGGCCTCAGTCACAGTGCCCCATGGAGGCCCTgtccctgctcctccttctccagtGGAGCTCTCCGCTGCAGTCTGCGCTGCTTCTCCCAGAGCTGTCCTCCCATTGTGGCCATCTGCGGCATGTTCCAGTGCCCTTGCTGGCTCCTCTCATGTGCCCCCCACTGCCAGTCAGGTCCATCCCCATGACCTCCCTCCTCATTGCCAGACCCACGGGTCACCACGGTCCTCTCTTGACCTCTCAGCAGGCTTCACGGCggctttttcttcttgttgaaaTGCCTCCTCTCCAGGCACCCAGGATCCTGTGTTCTCATAGTTTCCTCCTGCTTTGTGGCTGTGCTGGGTCCTCTCCTCTTCTGACCTCCCTCCACCTGTCTCTCCATGTTTGCTTGCTGGCGGCTCAGCACCTGGGCCTCGTCTCTGTCCAAAGTCCCAGAACCCCGACTGGCATGCATGCGCTGGATGACTCAGATGTCCACCTCCACTCCAGACCTTTCCCTCGGGTTCTCAACCACTTGGTGCCCACTGGGCATCCCAAAGTCAACAGGCCCCAACCAAACCCTGGTCTCTCCTCTGCTGACCAGCAGGTCTTCTCACGCAGTGAAGGTGGTCGCCCACCCTAGCTGAgagtccccctccctctcctcccttgtTGCCTCTCTGTTCTCTGCCACTGCACCAACTATCTGCTCTGGGTGCAGCCTGCAGTGATCTCTCCCATTCTCCTGCTGCGTGTTGCCTGGTGTCGGTCTTGGTGTCTGTGGGCCACCGGGCATGGTCCCCTGTCGTTGTCTACAGGAGGGGCTGTGGAGGGCAGGTGGTGTCCTGGCGGTCCTGTGCCGATCAGGGGTTGCCCGCCAGGTGTGGGCCTGAGCGAGTcctctctcctgagctccagcTCACATGGAGCTGCCTGTGGCAGGAGAGGCTGGGAAAACCCGGGAGAGGCTGGAGGCGCTCTGAAGTAAGGTGCTGCTATGAAGAAAGTGTGGCCACCCCGCAGAGACCCTCCTTGCCCGGGGCCGCCCTCTGAGGCCTGTGGTGCAGAGTGTGAGTGTGCACGTGGGGCAGGCTGCGGGGGCTGTCTGATCCAGAGGCAAAAGCACGTGCTGCCTGGCCTCTCCAGTCTTCACCTCGGCTTTGCCACTcttgggtgggagggagaagttCTGGGAAGGGAGTTATGTCAACTGAACACAATAACCTTCAGAATCTAAAAGTACAGTTATGTTTACAATCAGTGTGATCAGGTACAAAAGGAGACCTGGGACCCACCGTGGCAGGGAGAGCCTCTCAGGAGGCAAAGCACATCGCTGCTGGTCTTGGTTAGTGGGACACAGGGTCCCATGCCAGgcgtgggctccctgctggaggTGTCCTGAGACGAGGACAAAGCCCGGCTCCCCAGTCTGTCCACCCCTGCCGGCTGCTCGGCTGACTCAGGAGGGATCAGGCTACCGAGAAGCTGTGGGGATTGTCAGGCCTTGCGCAGTGAGCAAGGACCCAGCGCTGAGATGAGGAGCCCAAAGGCCGTGCTTGTTGGATGTCATTTGCTGGCCAACCTGAAATGTACGTACAACACTCAGTTACAAGTTACCGTCCATGTCCCCTGAACTCAGGGGTCATCTGGCAAAGGTGCCACCTGGGAAACCCATACTCCCTTCCCTCCATCAGGATTCCCACATTCCCCTTCTCTCCAGTCATTTGCAGCTGCCGTCTGGGGTTCTTTCTGCAGAGCTCTGCTGCTGTGTGTTTTTCGTGGTGGGAAGGAGGTTGGGAGTCTAGCAAGCAGCCCTTGGGGAAGAAAGACACTCATTGTTTGGGAACTGTTCCTCTGGCCCCCTTGCCCCCCCTGCCATGGGGTGAAGTCACTGAGTATCCAGTAACTGCAAGTGAGCAGGGCCAGCACAGTCTCTGCAGGGGGTGGGTGGCTGATTGGTCCCATGGAGGGGTGTCCTCTTTTAGGGATTTGTACATGAGATAAGACAGAACCAGTTACTGGGTGCTGAGTTCCACCCTTGGAGAGACTGGGCTTCTCCTTCATGAGTCTGGTGGTGTGCATcctggggtggagtggggaggtcCTTCTGAGGACAGTCTGTGGCACTGGGGGCCAGGGCTGGCGTCCAAGGGCTCACAGCTCTGACCTGGCACTCAGTGAGCTCTCATTGGTTTTCCCTTCAAAGCTGGGGGGCGGGCCGGAGAGCCTTTTGCCACAGACCAGGTTGCACAGGGCATCGCGGAACTTCTCAGCCACAAAGAAGTACATGACTGGGTCCAGCGCCCCATTGAGGCTGGTGAGGCAGGAGGTGACGCGGTTTCCCAGGGCCAGGACGCGCTGGGTGGCACATGAGGTCCCGCCCCCGTGGTAGCGCAGCACGTAGACGGAGCGGTGCACGTGGTAGGGCACAAAGCAGACCAGGAATATGGCGAGCACCACGGCGATCATGCGGACCGCCTTGTTCTTGAGGCGCTTCTCCACACGAGGGCCCTGCCGCAGGCTGCGGATGATCAGCAGGTAGCAGGTGACCGTGGTGACAAACGGGAAGGTGAAGGCCACGGCCAGGGACACAAGGGCGTGCTGGGAGGCCTTCTCCCGGTACAGCTGCAGGCAGATGACTGTGTGGTTGGTCTGCACGGTCTGCGGGCTCACCAGCAGCGGGGCCATGGCTACGGCCACCACTACCCAGAGGAAGGCGCAGGCCAGGTGTGCGTACAGGGGCCTGCGGAGCTTGAGGGACTTGACGGGGTGTACGATGGCCAGGAAGCGGTCAGCACTGATGCAAGTGAGGAAGTAGATGCTGGCGTACATGTTGAGGTAGAAGAGGAAGCCGGTGAGTCGGCACGGGATTTCCCCAAACGGCCAGTGGTTCCCAGAGAAGTGGTAGACGAGGCGGGTGGGCAGGACCAGCACACAGGACAAGTCGGCCACAGCCAGATGCATCAAGAATACGTTGGCGGGGGTGCCTGACTTGTGGTCCCTGACGAAAAGCCACAGGGCCAGGGCATTGCCAACAAAAGCCAGGATGAAATCCAGGAGGTAGAAGGAGGCGAAGAGGACGTTCTCCAGTGGCGTCTCCTGGCCACATTGTTCTGAGATGACCAGGGAGGAGTTGGTGGTCAGACCTGGGGAAGCCACCTCCAGGCCATTCATGCTTCAGCAGGAAGCAGAGCCAGGGGACAAGCCTGGAGGGAACAAGCAGACAGGTTCCAGAGCCTGTGACCTGTGAAGCGTCTTAGTTTGTCATCGCCTTGGGGACTACTGACAGCAGTCCCTGTGTTCATCTGGGGTGGGTAAGTATCAGAGGCTTTCTGAAGCtcagcaaaaagcaaaaacaaagtcaGGGCCTAGAGCTTGCTAGCCTGCTGCTGGGGTCGCCTTCCCACTGGCCACTGCATCCCTGCCAGATGCACAGGAGCCTGGGTCCCCCTGGGTGTTGTCCCATAAGTCCACTCTCTCAGACCATGGGGACAGTGGGGAGTGAATCCCATCTGTCTGGGCTCTGAGGTGGAGGGAAGGCCCCACATTTTCTGCCATGCTCCCCAGGTATGCCTTCTTTGAATGCTAGGGGGTGGTGCAAGGGGCCTTTGAGCTCCAGTCCCGATGGGCATGGGTAGATCGCcccttccatccctccctcccttactTCCTTCCAGATTGATTTactatttgagagaggagagagagcccaagtggggggaggggcagaggaagaaagccCTCAAGCACCCACActgc encodes:
- the GPR17 gene encoding uracil nucleotide/cysteinyl leukotriene receptor; amino-acid sequence: MNGLEVASPGLTTNSSLVISEQCGQETPLENVLFASFYLLDFILAFVGNALALWLFVRDHKSGTPANVFLMHLAVADLSCVLVLPTRLVYHFSGNHWPFGEIPCRLTGFLFYLNMYASIYFLTCISADRFLAIVHPVKSLKLRRPLYAHLACAFLWVVVAVAMAPLLVSPQTVQTNHTVICLQLYREKASQHALVSLAVAFTFPFVTTVTCYLLIIRSLRQGPRVEKRLKNKAVRMIAVVLAIFLVCFVPYHVHRSVYVLRYHGGGTSCATQRVLALGNRVTSCLTSLNGALDPVMYFFVAEKFRDALCNLVCGKRLSGPPPSFEGKTNESSLSARSEL